ATCAGATAGCCGACGTCGTTGAACAGCCGCTCCGGGTCCAGCACGCAGTCGACCTGGCACCAGTCGCGCCAGGACCGGGCCAGGGTGCGCAGCGCCGAGGTCTTGCCGGTGCCCGGCGGGCCGTGCAGCAGAAGCAGCCGGCCGGCGATGTCGTCGGGGGTCACCTTCATCAGCCGGTCCATCGCATCGGCCACCGGAGCCGTGTAGTTGGACCGGACCTCGTCCCAGGTGCCGGCGGCGATCTGCCGGGTGGTGCGGTGCGGGCCCCGGCGTGGTGAGACGTACCAGAAGCCCATGGTCACGTTCTCGGGCTGCGGCTCCGGCTCGTCCTGTGCGCCGTCGGTCGCCTCGGAGAGGATCTTCTGCGCGAGCTCGGGGGAGGTGGCGGTGACCGTGACGTCGGCGCCCCGGTTCCACCGGGAGACCAGCACAGTCCAGCCGTCGCCCTCGGCCAGCGTGGCGCTGCGGTCGTCGTCGCGGGCCGATCTCAGCACCTCGGCCGCCGCGGGGAGCAGGGTCGCCCCCGGCCTGACCCGGTCGAGGGAGGAACTGTGCGAATGAGGCTGCTCGCCCGTCGCGAAGCGGCCCAGGAACAGCGCGTCCACGACGTCGGACGGCGAATCGCTGTCGTCCACGTTGAGCCGGATCGGCAGGGCGGACTCGGGGTTGGCAGACATGGCGCCCATGATCCGGCACGGTGCCGCCCCGCGCACCCAGGTTTCGGGAGCTGCCCGCAGGTGGCGGGAGGCGGACACGGCCCCGGTCCGGCGGCGCCCCGCCGGACCGGGGACCTGCCTCAGCCCGGCCGGCGGCGCACCCGGCGTGCACCGCGCACCACGGCGAACCCCTTGGTGAGCACCCGGTCCACAGCGAACG
The DNA window shown above is from Streptomyces sp. Alt3 and carries:
- a CDS encoding DUF5925 domain-containing protein yields the protein MSANPESALPIRLNVDDSDSPSDVVDALFLGRFATGEQPHSHSSSLDRVRPGATLLPAAAEVLRSARDDDRSATLAEGDGWTVLVSRWNRGADVTVTATSPELAQKILSEATDGAQDEPEPQPENVTMGFWYVSPRRGPHRTTRQIAAGTWDEVRSNYTAPVADAMDRLMKVTPDDIAGRLLLLHGPPGTGKTSALRTLARSWRDWCQVDCVLDPERLFNDVGYLMDIAIGEDDGSSKGRWRLLLLEDCDELIRGEAKHTAGQALSRLLNLTDGLLGQGRNVLVGVTTNEDLERLHPAVVRPGRCLARVEVGSLTRAESVSWLGTEEGIGREGATLAELYALRRGSGPASVPKQDAGADAGLYL